The Saccharopolyspora gregorii genomic interval GAGGCCTTCAGCTCCGCGGTCTGCTCCGGGGAGAGCACCGGCGAGGCCGACTCCTCGATGATCTTCTGGTTGCGCCGCTGCACCGAGCAGTCCCGCACGCCCAGCGCCACCGCGGTGCCCTGGCCGTCCGCGATGACCTGCACCTCCACGTGGCGGGCGCCGGTCACCAGGCGCTCCAGGAACACCACGCCGGAACCGAAGGAGCGCAGCGCCTCCTGGCTGGTGCGCTCGTAGGCGTCCGCCAGGTCCGCCGCCGAGGTCACCTTGCGGATGCCGCGACCGCCGCCGCCCGCGGTCGCCTTCAGCATCAGCGGGTAGCCGATCCGCTCACCCGCGGCCAGCGCCTCCGCCGCGGACGCCACCTCGCCGCGGGACCACGGCGCCACCGGCACGCCGACCTCCTCGGCCAGCAGCTTCGCGCCGATCTTGTCGCCGAGCCTGCGCATCGCCTCCGCGCTCGGGCCGATGAACGTCACGCCGATCCGCTCGCAGACCTCCGCGAACGCCGGGTCCTCGGCGACGAATCCCCAGCCCACCCAGGCCGCGTCCGCGCCGGTCTCCAGCAGCGCCCGCTCCAGCACCGCGTGGTCCAAGTAGGGCCGGGCCGAAGCCGGGCCCAGCGAGTAGGCCACATCGGCCTCCCGCACGAACGTCGCGGTCCGGTCGGCGTCGGTGTAGAGCGCGACCGTCTCCACCCGCTTGCCGGTCTCCGCGGACAGATCCCGCACGGCGTGGATGAGCCGCATCGCAGCCTCTCCACGGTTGACGATGGCGACACGACTGAACACCGGATGAGCCTCCTGATTGCCACGCACAACAGGCGACGTCCCGTCCCCGGAGCGTCGCCTGCACCTGCCCTACACACTGCTCCGTCACACGCGGGTGTACCAATGTCCGCACCGGCGCATGCCGGAGCCGAGACTTTGTAGGAACCCGCCAAAAAACTAGCCGAGCACCACCCCGGAACTCCCCGGAAGGCCGGTCCAGCACACGAATTCGCGGCAGAACCCGCGAGATCGGCGAGACCGGCTCGCCGCCGCGTTGCGCCACCCGCAGCAACCCGCACCGCCGCGCGGACCGCCCGCACCGCCTCGCGGCGGGGCCCGGCGGGCGGGCGGTTAGGTTCCCGTGGTGGACGGAGCACGGTGGGCGGCGCTGCCGCAGCGGTACCCGCGGATCGCCGACGCGGTGCTCGCGGTCTTCGTCACCTACCTGGCGCTGCTGGGCACGTCCCCCGGGCGACGTGCTCGACAGCGGCGATCCCGGGCCGGTCGCCCACACCGCGGCCGTGCTCGGCGGCGCGCCACTGGCGCTGCGCAGGCGGTACCCGGTGCTCGTGCTGGCCGTGGTCGCGGCGGCGCTGTGCGTGTTCTACAGCACCGGCTGCAAGACCTCGCTCGGGCTGCTCGGGCCGCTCGTCGCCATCTACACCGTCGGCGTCCACCACCCGCTGACGCGCTCCGCGCCGCTCACCGCGGCAGGCGTCCTCGTCATCAGCAGCGGTGCCGTCGCGGGCCTCGCCCACTTCCGGTGGACCACCGACCTGTTCGCCGGGCTGCTGTTCGGCAGCACCCAGGCGGTGATCGCGCTCGCGCTCGGCCAGGCGATCCGGATCCGCGGCAGGCAGGCCGAACGGCTCCGGCACGAACGCGACCTGGAAGCCGAGCGCGCCGTCACCGAAGAACGGATGCGCATCGCGCACGAACTGCACGACGTCGTCGCCCACCACCTGTCCGTGGTGGCCGTGCAGGCCAGCCTCGCCCGCTACGTGCTCGACTCCGACCTGGAGACCGCCCGCGAAGCGCTCGGGACCATCTCGGCCACCACCTCCAGCTCGCTCGACGAGCTCGGCAGGCTGCTGCGCGTGCTGCGGCCCAGCCTCGAAGAACCGCCCGGCGGCGGCACCCGGTTCCTGCCGCAACCCGGTCTCGACGAACTACCGGTGCTGCTCGAACGGGTCCGCTCGTCCGGGGTACCGGTTGAACTGCGGGTCGAAGGGGAACCGCGGGCGCTGTCGCCCGGTGCCGAGCTGTGCGCCTACCGCGTCGTGCAGGAGGCCCTCACCAACGTGCTCAAGCACGCGCCCACCGCCACCGCCGAAGTCCACGTGCACCACCACCCCGACGCGGTGACCGTGCGGATCCGGGACCACGGCGCACCGCCCCCGAAGAACCGCAAGCCCTCCGGGCACGGTTTGATCGGCATGTGCGAACGGGCGAAGATGTACGGCGGCAGCGTGGAGACCGGACGTCGTCCCGAAGGCGGCTTCCAAGTGGTGCTGCGCATCCCGCGCGCCGAGAGCTGACCGGCCGCGCACCGGGCCGCCGGGTGCCGATCGGCCGGGGGAGCACCGCATGATCCGCGTGCTCGTCGTCGACGACCAGGACCTGCTGCGCGCCGCGTTCGCCGCGCTGCTGCGCGCCACCGACGGCATCGACGTCGTCGGTGAGGCCGCCAACGGACGCGAAGCCGTCGACCTCGCCGCGCGGCTGCGGCCCGACGTGGTGCTGATGGACCTGCGGCTGCCCGAGGTGGACGGGGTGCGCGCCACCGAGCTCATCCTCGACGCCGCCGAACCACCGCGGCCCGGGATCCTGGTGCTCACCGTCTTCGACCTCGACGACTACGTGTACGCGGCGCTGCGGGCCGGGGCCTCCGGGTTCCTGCTCAAGGACAGCCCGCCGGAAACGCTGCTCACCGGGGTGCGCACCGTCGCCGACGGCGGAATGCTGTTCGGCCCCACCATCACCCGGCGGCTCGTGGAGACCTACATGCGGGTGCCGCCGCCCGGCTCCGGGATCCCCGTCCAGCTGTCCGGCCTCACCCAGCGGGAACTGGCCGTGCTGCGGCTCATCGCCACCGGCGCCACCAACGCCGAGATCGCGGAGCACCTGGTGCTCAGCGAGGGCACGGTGAAGACGCACGTGAACCGGGCCATGACGAAGCTCGGGGTGTCCAGCCGGGCGCAGGCCGTGGTCGTCGCCTACGAATCCGGGCTGGTCGTCCCCCGGCGGCGCTGACCGCCGCCGCGCGCCGCTCGTCCGGCCGGGTTCAGACCAGGCCGGCGTCGTGGGTGACGATCGCGACCTGGGTGCGGTTCGCGGCGCCGAGCTTGCCCATGATCCGGCCGAGGTGGACCTTCACCGTGGACGGGCTCATGTACAGGTGCGCGGCGATCTCCGCGTTGCTCAGGCCCTGCGCCACCGAGACCGCCACCTCCCGCTCGCGCGGGGTCAGCTGGTCGATCCTCCGGCGCGCGTCCGAGTTCTCCTTGCCCGCCGCGAACGCGCCGAGCAGCCGCTTGGTGATCCGCGGCGAGAGCATCGCCTCCCCGGAGGCCACCGTGTGCACCGCCGCCGCCAGCTCCCGCGGCGGGGTGTCCTTGAGCAGGAACCCGGACGCCCCCGCCTGCAGCGCGGCGTGCACGTACTCGTCCACGTCGAACGTCGTGAGCACCAGCACCGCGGGCGGATCCGGCAGCGCGGCGACCCGCTTGGTCACCTCCAGGCCGTCGACCCGCGGCATCTGGATGTCGGTGACCACCACGTCCGGGCGGTGCTTCGCGATCAGCTCCACCACCCCCGAACCGTCGGCGGCCTCCGCGGCCACCTCGATGCCCGGGTCGGATTCGAGGATGAGCCGGATCCCGCCGCGCACCAGTTCCTCGTCCTCCAGCAGGACCACCCTGATGCCCACGTGACTCCCCCGTGCCCGACTGCGTTGCCGGGCCCACGGTATCCAAGTCCGGTCCGCACCGGATCACGGTGTCCCGGGACCGGGCGCGTCAGGACGCGGCGGCGGGCTCCAGCACCGGGAACTCCGCCCGCACCCGGTAGCCGTCCTCGTCGGTGCGGCCCACCTGCAAGGTGCCGCCGGCGAGGGTGACCCGCTCGCGCATGCCGATCAGGCCGTAGCCGGAGCCCTCCACCACCGTGGTGCCCGTGCCGCGCGCGTTCACCACCTCCACCGCGAGCCCGTCCGGCCCGACGGCGACCGACGCGCGCACCGGCGAACCGGGGGCGTGCTTGCCCGCGTTCGTCAAGGCCTCCTGCACCACCCGGTAGGCGGCGCGGCCGACGGCGGTGGAGGCCTCCGGCAGCTCCGCCGGCATGTCCAGCGTGATGTCCGCGCCCGCCGCCACCGAATCCGCGACCAGCTCGCGCACCCCCTCCAAGGTGGGGGCCGCGTGGTCGCCGCCCGGGTTCTCGGCGTCGTCGCGCAGCGCGCGCAGCATCTCCCGCAGCTCGCTGAGCGCGGCCGAGCTCGACACCCGGATCACCTCGGCGACCTGCTCGGTGCGCTCGTCCGCGGCGGTCATCGTGAGCGCGCCCGCCTGCAGCGAGATGACGCTGACCCGGTGCGCCACCACGTCGTGCATCTCGCGGGCGATGCGGCGGCGTTCGGCGCCGACCGCGCGCTCCGCCAGCAGGTCCCGCTCCCGCTCGGCCTGCACCGCCCGCTCCCGCAGCGAGCGCAGCAGGTCCCGGCGCTGGTACAGCCACAAGCCCAGCAGCGTCGGCATCCCGACGAAGCCGGTCAGCATCGCGCCCAACCCCAGCAGCACGCCCAGCATGCCGCTCGACCACAGGCTCTCGTTGGCCATGAGCAGCATGCGGGTCAGCTGCGCCACCGCGACGATCGCCGCCGCGCCCCAGGTGGAGGCGACCGGGCCGCGCTGCTTCGCCATCGTGTACAGCGCGATCACGACGGCCATGCTCTGGTCCGCCGTCCCGGACAGCACCGAGATGGCGGCCGCCGCCAGCACCGCGATCCACGGGAAGCGCCTGCGCACCAGCAGTCCGGCGAACAGCACCGCGTTCGCCGGTACCAGCACCCACTGCTGCCAGATCTCCGGATCGTCGGGCATGGCCACCGCCGCCACCGCGATCAGCAGATCGAGCAGCAGGGATCTGAACTTGCCGTCCCACCAGGCCAGCCGGCTGGCCCACTTCCCTCGTTCGCGCACCCGACCACGGTAGGCGTCGTCTTCGTCGTCCGGCACCAGGTGTCCGATCATGCTGCTCCTCTCCGGTGACGAGGTTGGCCGACGGGCTCCGCCGATCGCGTCCCGCTTCCGGTCAGGGCGGCGTACTACTTCGGGCCAAGTCGGGACGAGCCGGTTCGACGACGTGCGCGGGCCTCCTCGCGGCGCACCATGGATCTCGTCGGCGAACGGCGGAAGTCGAGCCGGCGGGCACCGCGACCGCGGTCCGCTCCCGAAGCACTCCCGGAAGGACGAATCCGATGTTGAAGTCCGAGGTCACCCGTTCCCTCGCCCAGACCGCCGCCGAGCAGCCCTCGCAGGTGTGGGGCTGGGTGGTGCTGGCGGTCGGCGCGCTGATCGCGCTCGGCCTGGCCGCGCTGGTCATCGGCGCGCTGGTGAGCTTGTACCGCGCCGAGGCGGACGGCACGACGAAGGCGGTGTGGGTGCTGATCGTCGTGATGGCGCCGCTGCTGGGCGCGGCCCTGTGGTTCGTGATCGGCCGCTCCCAGGCCCGCAAGAACGCGCTCCGGCCGGCGGAGGGCCCGGCGCCGCGGCTGGACGGCGACCAGGCCACCGCGTGACCGCCCGCGGCCACGACCGCGCCGCCGCTGCGCGC includes:
- a CDS encoding sensor histidine kinase, with the protein product MLDSGDPGPVAHTAAVLGGAPLALRRRYPVLVLAVVAAALCVFYSTGCKTSLGLLGPLVAIYTVGVHHPLTRSAPLTAAGVLVISSGAVAGLAHFRWTTDLFAGLLFGSTQAVIALALGQAIRIRGRQAERLRHERDLEAERAVTEERMRIAHELHDVVAHHLSVVAVQASLARYVLDSDLETAREALGTISATTSSSLDELGRLLRVLRPSLEEPPGGGTRFLPQPGLDELPVLLERVRSSGVPVELRVEGEPRALSPGAELCAYRVVQEALTNVLKHAPTATAEVHVHHHPDAVTVRIRDHGAPPPKNRKPSGHGLIGMCERAKMYGGSVETGRRPEGGFQVVLRIPRAES
- a CDS encoding response regulator — its product is MIRVLVVDDQDLLRAAFAALLRATDGIDVVGEAANGREAVDLAARLRPDVVLMDLRLPEVDGVRATELILDAAEPPRPGILVLTVFDLDDYVYAALRAGASGFLLKDSPPETLLTGVRTVADGGMLFGPTITRRLVETYMRVPPPGSGIPVQLSGLTQRELAVLRLIATGATNAEIAEHLVLSEGTVKTHVNRAMTKLGVSSRAQAVVVAYESGLVVPRRR
- a CDS encoding response regulator encodes the protein MGIRVVLLEDEELVRGGIRLILESDPGIEVAAEAADGSGVVELIAKHRPDVVVTDIQMPRVDGLEVTKRVAALPDPPAVLVLTTFDVDEYVHAALQAGASGFLLKDTPPRELAAAVHTVASGEAMLSPRITKRLLGAFAAGKENSDARRRIDQLTPREREVAVSVAQGLSNAEIAAHLYMSPSTVKVHLGRIMGKLGAANRTQVAIVTHDAGLV
- a CDS encoding sensor histidine kinase, which translates into the protein MIGHLVPDDEDDAYRGRVRERGKWASRLAWWDGKFRSLLLDLLIAVAAVAMPDDPEIWQQWVLVPANAVLFAGLLVRRRFPWIAVLAAAAISVLSGTADQSMAVVIALYTMAKQRGPVASTWGAAAIVAVAQLTRMLLMANESLWSSGMLGVLLGLGAMLTGFVGMPTLLGLWLYQRRDLLRSLRERAVQAERERDLLAERAVGAERRRIAREMHDVVAHRVSVISLQAGALTMTAADERTEQVAEVIRVSSSAALSELREMLRALRDDAENPGGDHAAPTLEGVRELVADSVAAGADITLDMPAELPEASTAVGRAAYRVVQEALTNAGKHAPGSPVRASVAVGPDGLAVEVVNARGTGTTVVEGSGYGLIGMRERVTLAGGTLQVGRTDEDGYRVRAEFPVLEPAAAS
- a CDS encoding PLD nuclease N-terminal domain-containing protein — its product is MLKSEVTRSLAQTAAEQPSQVWGWVVLAVGALIALGLAALVIGALVSLYRAEADGTTKAVWVLIVVMAPLLGAALWFVIGRSQARKNALRPAEGPAPRLDGDQATA